A single window of Oreochromis aureus strain Israel breed Guangdong linkage group 5, ZZ_aureus, whole genome shotgun sequence DNA harbors:
- the arhgap9 gene encoding rho GTPase-activating protein 15 isoform X1 — protein MLSGSWRRSFGHQQPAAGSVVNTRGMTVCGVPSGTVVLEAQYDYSYRGADGRQVCIREGERFILLKKTNADWWQVRRIGAASKAKPLYVPATYVTEVPIAPMPSPQRLTATASLNTNFRILPRVSLSPSPTGATNNEQRQVNKLLYHSMENLNSNSAFQGLKNNTSVDRGHFPTLPLSGFTFASNSPTSSSGHLMVPGSQATSTAQTAPTNPRVVPTITRSQSSNNLPENLMENPYDEVGGGFSSRTNHRIPKKSCSQWDVAGASGKNNHLQVPTESYLSQLSWQDSPLYTEKQTEKRQSQPEPPSPAPGEQPLQILGLWEQYSDATTGRWYYVNSITKERSWKPPRRARGQFTNQAGPGQPQTLPRDTSHLSLSLTAAGNGTTHRLSPDFLFGSHQRNPDNGWQMKKSMQRAASSDTLSTMAFSDTRTQCHDSAPQHDVKQQLNHSQSMILPDNGKLVQQCRDYSCNVTNIVVEPPSPASSPDSDGCTPELEKAGLLNKTKIAEGGRKLRKNWSPSWVVLVGNSLVFFKDPKSQTPSSWKPGNSRPESSVDLRGAKLHWANELSSKKNVFKLRTVTGNEFLLQSETDSLIREWYSTIQNVIDRLDRENPLDNVLLYSLRRAGSVEMLDQSGDEDDRRPSLPRSTSNLENTERKRVKTRLKKLILKRPPLQALQEKGLIKDQVFGCSLEMLCERERSTVPRFVRLCTEAVERRGLETDGIYRVSGNLAVIQKLRFLVNHERAVTTDGRYMFPAELVQEEKLNLDESEWEDIHVITGALKLFFRELPEPLVPYGFFTDIVETVKMSDYMDKIDRLKCLVLNMPPPNHDTLQFMCRHLKRVLEHSETNRMTTQNIGIVFGPTLMRPERDNGNMAVNMVYQNQAVELILTEFDHIFGTRGPS, from the exons ATGCTCTCTGGTTCTTGGCGGCGCTCTTTCGGTCATCAGCAGCCTGCTGCAGGATCTGTAGTGAACACCAGGGGGATGACGGTGTGTGGAGTCCCCAGTGGTACGGTGGTCCTCGAGGCCCAGTATGACTACAGCTACCGTGGAGCAGACGGACGGCAGGTTTGCATACGGGAAGGTGAACGCTTTATTCTCCTGAAGAAGACGAATGCTGATTGGTggcag GTGCGGAGGATCGGGGCGGCCAGTAAAGCAAAGCCGTTGTATGTTCCTGCCACATATGTGACGGAGGTACCTATTGCGCCCATGCCCTCCCCTCAGCGGCTGACTGCAACTGCCTCTTTAAACACAAACTTTAGGATACTGCCACGGGTGTCACTGTCTCCCAGCCCAACAGGAGCTACAAATAATGAACAGCGGCAAG TGAACAAACTCCTCTATCACTCCATGGAAAACCTCAACTCCAACAGTGCCTTCCAAGGTCTGAAAAACAACACCAGCGTGGATAGAGGTCACTTCCCAACTTTGCCCCTTTCTGGATTCACCTTTGCTTCCAACTCACCCACCTCCTCATCGGGCCACCTTATGGTCCCTGGGTCTCAAGCTACTtccacagcacaaacagcacCTACAAATCCCAGGGTAGTTCCCACAATCACCCGGAGCCAGAGCTCAAACAACCTGCCTGAAAACCTGATGGAGAATCCATATGATGAGGTGGGCGGTGGCTTCAGCAGTCGCACAAACCACAGGATTCCCAAGAAGTCTTGTAGCCAATGGGATGTGGCAGGAGCTTCAGGCAAGAACAACCATCTGCAG GTTCCAACAGAGTCTTATCTCTCCCAGCTGTCCTGGCAGGACTCTCCACTTTATACTGAAAAGCAGACAGAGAAGCGTCAGTCACAGCCAGAGCCACCTAGCCCCGCTCCAGGTGAGCAGCCTCTTCAGATCTTGGGCCTATGGGAGCAGTACTCTGACGCGACCACAGGCAGATGGTACTATGTCAACAGCATTACCAAAGAAAGGTCCTGGAAACCTCCTCGCCGGGCCCGTGGTCAATTTACCAACCAG GCCGGTCCAGGACAACCTCAGACGTTACCCAGGGACACCAGCCATCTGTCACTATCGCTTACTGCAGCAGGAAATGGAACAACGCACAGG CTGTCACCTGATTTCCTCTTTGGGAGCCACCAGAGGAATCCTGACAATGGCTGGCAGATGAAAAAG AGCATGCAGCGTGCCGCCTCCTCTGACACCCTGAGCACGATGGCATTTAGTGACACCCGTACCCAGTGCCATGATTCTGCACCCCAGCATGATGTCAAGCAGCAACTCAACCACTCCCAGTCCATGATCCTGCCTGACAACGGCAAG ctgGTCCAGCAGTGCAGAGATTACTCCTGCAATGTGACCAACATCGTTGTGGAGCCTCCGTCTCCTGCGAGCTCGCCGGACAGTGATGGCTGCACACCA GAGCTGGAGAAAGCAGGCCTGCTGAACAAGACAAAAATTGCAGAAGGTGGCCGAAAACTGAG GAAAAATTGGAGCCCTTCCTGGGTGGTGTTAGTGGggaacagtttggttttcttcaAGGACCCCAAATCACAGACACCTTCTAGTTGG AAACCGGGAAACAGTCGTCCTGAGAGCAGTGTGGATTTAAGAGGAGCAAAACTGCACTGGGCCAACGAGCTGTCCAGCAAGAAGAACGTCTTCAAG ttgaGGACTGTGACAGGCAACGAGTTTCTTCTGCAGTCAGAGACGGACTCGCTGATCAGAGAGTGGTACAGCACCATCCAGAATGTCATCGACAGGCTG GACCGTGAAAATCCGTTAGACAATGTCCTTCTGTACTCTCTGAGGAGGGCGGGCAGCGTGGAGATGCTGGACCAAAGCGGTGACGAAGACGACAGGCGACCGTCTC TCCCTCGCTCGACGTCCAACTTGGAAAacacagagaggaaaagagTGAAGACGCGGCTGAAGAAGCTGATCCTAAAGAGACCTCCTCTACAGGCCCTGCAGGAGAAAGGGCTCATTAAAG ATCAGGTGTTTGGATGCAGTCTGGAGATGCTctgtgagagggagagaagcaCCGTCCCTCGCTTCGTCAGACTTTGTACTGAAGCTGTGGAAAGGAGAG GTCTGGAGACCGACGGCATCTACAGAGTATCAGGAAACCTGGCTGTGATACAGAAACTGCGCTTTCTGGTGAACCACG AGCGAGCGGTGACGACCGATGGCCGTTACATGTTCCCAGCGGAGTTGGTACAAG aGGAGAAGTTGAATTTGGACGAGAGCGAGTGGGAGGACATACATGTCATCACGGGAGCTTTGAAACTCTTCTTTCGCGAGCTTCCCGAGCCCCTCGTGCCGTACGGCTTCTTCACCGACATTGTGGAGACAGTCA AAATGTCAGACTATATGGACAAAATCGATCGCTTGAAGTGTCTGGTGCTCAACATGCCTCCTCCAAACCACGACACGCTGCAGTTCATGTGCCGCCACCTCAAACG AGTGTTGGAGCATTCTGAAACGAACAGAATGACCACCCAGAACATCGGCATCGTGTTCGGGCCGACGCTGATGCGCCCAGAGCGGGATAACGGCAACATGGCAGTGAACATGGTTTACCAAAATCAGGCAGTGGAGCTCATCCTCACTGAATTTGACCACATCTTCGGAACGAGAGGCCCCTCTTGA
- the arhgap9 gene encoding rho GTPase-activating protein 15 isoform X2: MLSGSWRRSFGHQQPAAGSVVNTRGMTVCGVPSGTVVLEAQYDYSYRGADGRQVCIREGERFILLKKTNADWWQVRRIGAASKAKPLYVPATYVTEVPIAPMPSPQRLTATASLNTNFRILPRVSLSPSPTGATNNEQRQVNKLLYHSMENLNSNSAFQGLKNNTSVDRGHFPTLPLSGFTFASNSPTSSSGHLMVPGSQATSTAQTAPTNPRVVPTITRSQSSNNLPENLMENPYDEVGGGFSSRTNHRIPKKSCSQWDVAGASGKNNHLQLSWQDSPLYTEKQTEKRQSQPEPPSPAPGEQPLQILGLWEQYSDATTGRWYYVNSITKERSWKPPRRARGQFTNQAGPGQPQTLPRDTSHLSLSLTAAGNGTTHRLSPDFLFGSHQRNPDNGWQMKKSMQRAASSDTLSTMAFSDTRTQCHDSAPQHDVKQQLNHSQSMILPDNGKLVQQCRDYSCNVTNIVVEPPSPASSPDSDGCTPELEKAGLLNKTKIAEGGRKLRKNWSPSWVVLVGNSLVFFKDPKSQTPSSWKPGNSRPESSVDLRGAKLHWANELSSKKNVFKLRTVTGNEFLLQSETDSLIREWYSTIQNVIDRLDRENPLDNVLLYSLRRAGSVEMLDQSGDEDDRRPSLPRSTSNLENTERKRVKTRLKKLILKRPPLQALQEKGLIKDQVFGCSLEMLCERERSTVPRFVRLCTEAVERRGLETDGIYRVSGNLAVIQKLRFLVNHERAVTTDGRYMFPAELVQEEKLNLDESEWEDIHVITGALKLFFRELPEPLVPYGFFTDIVETVKMSDYMDKIDRLKCLVLNMPPPNHDTLQFMCRHLKRVLEHSETNRMTTQNIGIVFGPTLMRPERDNGNMAVNMVYQNQAVELILTEFDHIFGTRGPS, translated from the exons ATGCTCTCTGGTTCTTGGCGGCGCTCTTTCGGTCATCAGCAGCCTGCTGCAGGATCTGTAGTGAACACCAGGGGGATGACGGTGTGTGGAGTCCCCAGTGGTACGGTGGTCCTCGAGGCCCAGTATGACTACAGCTACCGTGGAGCAGACGGACGGCAGGTTTGCATACGGGAAGGTGAACGCTTTATTCTCCTGAAGAAGACGAATGCTGATTGGTggcag GTGCGGAGGATCGGGGCGGCCAGTAAAGCAAAGCCGTTGTATGTTCCTGCCACATATGTGACGGAGGTACCTATTGCGCCCATGCCCTCCCCTCAGCGGCTGACTGCAACTGCCTCTTTAAACACAAACTTTAGGATACTGCCACGGGTGTCACTGTCTCCCAGCCCAACAGGAGCTACAAATAATGAACAGCGGCAAG TGAACAAACTCCTCTATCACTCCATGGAAAACCTCAACTCCAACAGTGCCTTCCAAGGTCTGAAAAACAACACCAGCGTGGATAGAGGTCACTTCCCAACTTTGCCCCTTTCTGGATTCACCTTTGCTTCCAACTCACCCACCTCCTCATCGGGCCACCTTATGGTCCCTGGGTCTCAAGCTACTtccacagcacaaacagcacCTACAAATCCCAGGGTAGTTCCCACAATCACCCGGAGCCAGAGCTCAAACAACCTGCCTGAAAACCTGATGGAGAATCCATATGATGAGGTGGGCGGTGGCTTCAGCAGTCGCACAAACCACAGGATTCCCAAGAAGTCTTGTAGCCAATGGGATGTGGCAGGAGCTTCAGGCAAGAACAACCATCTGCAG CTGTCCTGGCAGGACTCTCCACTTTATACTGAAAAGCAGACAGAGAAGCGTCAGTCACAGCCAGAGCCACCTAGCCCCGCTCCAGGTGAGCAGCCTCTTCAGATCTTGGGCCTATGGGAGCAGTACTCTGACGCGACCACAGGCAGATGGTACTATGTCAACAGCATTACCAAAGAAAGGTCCTGGAAACCTCCTCGCCGGGCCCGTGGTCAATTTACCAACCAG GCCGGTCCAGGACAACCTCAGACGTTACCCAGGGACACCAGCCATCTGTCACTATCGCTTACTGCAGCAGGAAATGGAACAACGCACAGG CTGTCACCTGATTTCCTCTTTGGGAGCCACCAGAGGAATCCTGACAATGGCTGGCAGATGAAAAAG AGCATGCAGCGTGCCGCCTCCTCTGACACCCTGAGCACGATGGCATTTAGTGACACCCGTACCCAGTGCCATGATTCTGCACCCCAGCATGATGTCAAGCAGCAACTCAACCACTCCCAGTCCATGATCCTGCCTGACAACGGCAAG ctgGTCCAGCAGTGCAGAGATTACTCCTGCAATGTGACCAACATCGTTGTGGAGCCTCCGTCTCCTGCGAGCTCGCCGGACAGTGATGGCTGCACACCA GAGCTGGAGAAAGCAGGCCTGCTGAACAAGACAAAAATTGCAGAAGGTGGCCGAAAACTGAG GAAAAATTGGAGCCCTTCCTGGGTGGTGTTAGTGGggaacagtttggttttcttcaAGGACCCCAAATCACAGACACCTTCTAGTTGG AAACCGGGAAACAGTCGTCCTGAGAGCAGTGTGGATTTAAGAGGAGCAAAACTGCACTGGGCCAACGAGCTGTCCAGCAAGAAGAACGTCTTCAAG ttgaGGACTGTGACAGGCAACGAGTTTCTTCTGCAGTCAGAGACGGACTCGCTGATCAGAGAGTGGTACAGCACCATCCAGAATGTCATCGACAGGCTG GACCGTGAAAATCCGTTAGACAATGTCCTTCTGTACTCTCTGAGGAGGGCGGGCAGCGTGGAGATGCTGGACCAAAGCGGTGACGAAGACGACAGGCGACCGTCTC TCCCTCGCTCGACGTCCAACTTGGAAAacacagagaggaaaagagTGAAGACGCGGCTGAAGAAGCTGATCCTAAAGAGACCTCCTCTACAGGCCCTGCAGGAGAAAGGGCTCATTAAAG ATCAGGTGTTTGGATGCAGTCTGGAGATGCTctgtgagagggagagaagcaCCGTCCCTCGCTTCGTCAGACTTTGTACTGAAGCTGTGGAAAGGAGAG GTCTGGAGACCGACGGCATCTACAGAGTATCAGGAAACCTGGCTGTGATACAGAAACTGCGCTTTCTGGTGAACCACG AGCGAGCGGTGACGACCGATGGCCGTTACATGTTCCCAGCGGAGTTGGTACAAG aGGAGAAGTTGAATTTGGACGAGAGCGAGTGGGAGGACATACATGTCATCACGGGAGCTTTGAAACTCTTCTTTCGCGAGCTTCCCGAGCCCCTCGTGCCGTACGGCTTCTTCACCGACATTGTGGAGACAGTCA AAATGTCAGACTATATGGACAAAATCGATCGCTTGAAGTGTCTGGTGCTCAACATGCCTCCTCCAAACCACGACACGCTGCAGTTCATGTGCCGCCACCTCAAACG AGTGTTGGAGCATTCTGAAACGAACAGAATGACCACCCAGAACATCGGCATCGTGTTCGGGCCGACGCTGATGCGCCCAGAGCGGGATAACGGCAACATGGCAGTGAACATGGTTTACCAAAATCAGGCAGTGGAGCTCATCCTCACTGAATTTGACCACATCTTCGGAACGAGAGGCCCCTCTTGA
- the arhgap9 gene encoding rho GTPase-activating protein 15 isoform X3, translating to MLSGSWRRSFGHQQPAAGSVVNTRGMTVCGVPSGTVVLEAQYDYSYRGADGRQVCIREGERFILLKKTNADWWQVRRIGAASKAKPLYVPATYVTEVPIAPMPSPQRLTATASLNTNFRILPRVSLSPSPTGATNNEQRQVNKLLYHSMENLNSNSAFQGLKNNTSVDRGHFPTLPLSGFTFASNSPTSSSGHLMVPGSQATSTAQTAPTNPRVVPTITRSQSSNNLPENLMENPYDEVGGGFSSRTNHRIPKKSCSQWDVAGASGKNNHLQVPTESYLSQLSWQDSPLYTEKQTEKRQSQPEPPSPAPGEQPLQILGLWEQYSDATTGRWYYVNSITKERSWKPPRRARGQFTNQAGPGQPQTLPRDTSHLSLSLTAAGNGTTHRLSPDFLFGSHQRNPDNGWQMKKSMQRAASSDTLSTMAFSDTRTQCHDSAPQHDVKQQLNHSQSMILPDNGKLVQQCRDYSCNVTNIVVEPPSPASSPDSDGCTPELEKAGLLNKTKIAEGGRKLRKNWSPSWVVLVGNSLVFFKDPKSQTPSSWKPGNSRPESSVDLRGAKLHWANELSSKKNVFKLRTVTGNEFLLQSETDSLIREWYSTIQNVIDRLDRENPLDNVLLYSLRRAGSVEMLDQSGDEDDRRPSLPRSTSNLENTERKRVKTRLKKLILKRPPLQALQEKGLIKDQVFGCSLEMLCERERSTVPRFVRLCTEAVERRGLETDGIYRVSGNLAVIQKLRFLVNHEEKLNLDESEWEDIHVITGALKLFFRELPEPLVPYGFFTDIVETVKMSDYMDKIDRLKCLVLNMPPPNHDTLQFMCRHLKRVLEHSETNRMTTQNIGIVFGPTLMRPERDNGNMAVNMVYQNQAVELILTEFDHIFGTRGPS from the exons ATGCTCTCTGGTTCTTGGCGGCGCTCTTTCGGTCATCAGCAGCCTGCTGCAGGATCTGTAGTGAACACCAGGGGGATGACGGTGTGTGGAGTCCCCAGTGGTACGGTGGTCCTCGAGGCCCAGTATGACTACAGCTACCGTGGAGCAGACGGACGGCAGGTTTGCATACGGGAAGGTGAACGCTTTATTCTCCTGAAGAAGACGAATGCTGATTGGTggcag GTGCGGAGGATCGGGGCGGCCAGTAAAGCAAAGCCGTTGTATGTTCCTGCCACATATGTGACGGAGGTACCTATTGCGCCCATGCCCTCCCCTCAGCGGCTGACTGCAACTGCCTCTTTAAACACAAACTTTAGGATACTGCCACGGGTGTCACTGTCTCCCAGCCCAACAGGAGCTACAAATAATGAACAGCGGCAAG TGAACAAACTCCTCTATCACTCCATGGAAAACCTCAACTCCAACAGTGCCTTCCAAGGTCTGAAAAACAACACCAGCGTGGATAGAGGTCACTTCCCAACTTTGCCCCTTTCTGGATTCACCTTTGCTTCCAACTCACCCACCTCCTCATCGGGCCACCTTATGGTCCCTGGGTCTCAAGCTACTtccacagcacaaacagcacCTACAAATCCCAGGGTAGTTCCCACAATCACCCGGAGCCAGAGCTCAAACAACCTGCCTGAAAACCTGATGGAGAATCCATATGATGAGGTGGGCGGTGGCTTCAGCAGTCGCACAAACCACAGGATTCCCAAGAAGTCTTGTAGCCAATGGGATGTGGCAGGAGCTTCAGGCAAGAACAACCATCTGCAG GTTCCAACAGAGTCTTATCTCTCCCAGCTGTCCTGGCAGGACTCTCCACTTTATACTGAAAAGCAGACAGAGAAGCGTCAGTCACAGCCAGAGCCACCTAGCCCCGCTCCAGGTGAGCAGCCTCTTCAGATCTTGGGCCTATGGGAGCAGTACTCTGACGCGACCACAGGCAGATGGTACTATGTCAACAGCATTACCAAAGAAAGGTCCTGGAAACCTCCTCGCCGGGCCCGTGGTCAATTTACCAACCAG GCCGGTCCAGGACAACCTCAGACGTTACCCAGGGACACCAGCCATCTGTCACTATCGCTTACTGCAGCAGGAAATGGAACAACGCACAGG CTGTCACCTGATTTCCTCTTTGGGAGCCACCAGAGGAATCCTGACAATGGCTGGCAGATGAAAAAG AGCATGCAGCGTGCCGCCTCCTCTGACACCCTGAGCACGATGGCATTTAGTGACACCCGTACCCAGTGCCATGATTCTGCACCCCAGCATGATGTCAAGCAGCAACTCAACCACTCCCAGTCCATGATCCTGCCTGACAACGGCAAG ctgGTCCAGCAGTGCAGAGATTACTCCTGCAATGTGACCAACATCGTTGTGGAGCCTCCGTCTCCTGCGAGCTCGCCGGACAGTGATGGCTGCACACCA GAGCTGGAGAAAGCAGGCCTGCTGAACAAGACAAAAATTGCAGAAGGTGGCCGAAAACTGAG GAAAAATTGGAGCCCTTCCTGGGTGGTGTTAGTGGggaacagtttggttttcttcaAGGACCCCAAATCACAGACACCTTCTAGTTGG AAACCGGGAAACAGTCGTCCTGAGAGCAGTGTGGATTTAAGAGGAGCAAAACTGCACTGGGCCAACGAGCTGTCCAGCAAGAAGAACGTCTTCAAG ttgaGGACTGTGACAGGCAACGAGTTTCTTCTGCAGTCAGAGACGGACTCGCTGATCAGAGAGTGGTACAGCACCATCCAGAATGTCATCGACAGGCTG GACCGTGAAAATCCGTTAGACAATGTCCTTCTGTACTCTCTGAGGAGGGCGGGCAGCGTGGAGATGCTGGACCAAAGCGGTGACGAAGACGACAGGCGACCGTCTC TCCCTCGCTCGACGTCCAACTTGGAAAacacagagaggaaaagagTGAAGACGCGGCTGAAGAAGCTGATCCTAAAGAGACCTCCTCTACAGGCCCTGCAGGAGAAAGGGCTCATTAAAG ATCAGGTGTTTGGATGCAGTCTGGAGATGCTctgtgagagggagagaagcaCCGTCCCTCGCTTCGTCAGACTTTGTACTGAAGCTGTGGAAAGGAGAG GTCTGGAGACCGACGGCATCTACAGAGTATCAGGAAACCTGGCTGTGATACAGAAACTGCGCTTTCTGGTGAACCACG aGGAGAAGTTGAATTTGGACGAGAGCGAGTGGGAGGACATACATGTCATCACGGGAGCTTTGAAACTCTTCTTTCGCGAGCTTCCCGAGCCCCTCGTGCCGTACGGCTTCTTCACCGACATTGTGGAGACAGTCA AAATGTCAGACTATATGGACAAAATCGATCGCTTGAAGTGTCTGGTGCTCAACATGCCTCCTCCAAACCACGACACGCTGCAGTTCATGTGCCGCCACCTCAAACG AGTGTTGGAGCATTCTGAAACGAACAGAATGACCACCCAGAACATCGGCATCGTGTTCGGGCCGACGCTGATGCGCCCAGAGCGGGATAACGGCAACATGGCAGTGAACATGGTTTACCAAAATCAGGCAGTGGAGCTCATCCTCACTGAATTTGACCACATCTTCGGAACGAGAGGCCCCTCTTGA